In Chryseobacterium camelliae, one DNA window encodes the following:
- a CDS encoding DUF6804 family protein produces MKALLILCATACFLAIYKLPIEYYTFLRTLVSVGALIIIYNGIIARQYYLSVIFAAVLMLFNPVFPIYLYRKSLWIPIDTITGILFFLIAFADRIKAAEKQEEKKEEPSHSHYTLITHARDMIMNPKKPKEH; encoded by the coding sequence ATGAAAGCTCTTCTCATCCTTTGTGCCACAGCCTGCTTTCTTGCCATTTATAAGCTCCCTATAGAATACTATACCTTTCTCAGGACACTTGTTTCCGTAGGCGCATTGATTATCATCTATAATGGCATCATTGCAAGGCAGTACTACCTAAGCGTTATTTTTGCGGCGGTGCTTATGCTATTTAATCCTGTTTTCCCTATATACCTGTATAGAAAAAGCTTATGGATTCCGATTGATACCATTACAGGCATACTCTTTTTCTTAATTGCTTTTGCCGACAGAATTAAAGCCGCTGAAAAACAGGAAGAGAAGAAGGAAGAGCCTTCCCATTCACACTATACGCTGATTACACACGCCAGAGACATGATCATGAACCCTAAAAAACCCAAAGAACACTGA
- a CDS encoding TM2 domain-containing protein has translation MKSKFTTAMLALISGGLGIHRFYLGQNIRGLFYLLFCRTLIPTIIACFDFFCFILMPEDHFNMHYNMNTVFQKRHL, from the coding sequence ATGAAATCAAAATTTACTACTGCTATGCTTGCCCTGATTTCAGGCGGGCTGGGAATTCACAGATTCTATTTGGGTCAGAATATACGGGGACTATTTTATCTTCTTTTTTGCAGGACTTTAATCCCCACTATTATCGCATGTTTCGATTTCTTCTGTTTCATATTAATGCCTGAAGACCATTTCAATATGCATTATAATATGAATACAGTATTTCAAAAACGGCATTTATGA
- a CDS encoding SHOCT domain-containing protein has translation MRGVRREKDLETRRASAGGVTVNNATPIIAQPQAFPQQQPKLIESEDPFAVLQKLKSLFEHGIISPEEFETKKNEILSRV, from the coding sequence ATGAGAGGAGTACGGAGAGAAAAAGACCTGGAGACCAGAAGAGCTTCGGCAGGAGGAGTTACCGTAAATAATGCAACGCCCATTATTGCCCAGCCACAGGCATTTCCACAGCAGCAGCCTAAGCTGATAGAATCAGAAGATCCTTTTGCCGTTTTGCAAAAACTGAAAAGCCTGTTTGAACATGGGATTATTTCTCCGGAAGAATTTGAAACTAAGAAAAACGAAATACTGTCAAGAGTATGA
- a CDS encoding PH domain-containing protein: MNLRQFLNEEQDPKAVEKLLVRINSLLTSKEFVEYIAVQKKPALNISPDCIALTNRRIIFCRPRNFGLSMDFQDYGWQDVLDCHIKEGIIGSAFTMRTVKNFSNMMDYLPKAQARKPVSVCSGNGRTDERSTERKRPGDQKSFGRRSYRK, translated from the coding sequence ATGAATTTAAGACAATTTTTAAACGAGGAGCAGGACCCTAAAGCGGTCGAAAAGCTTCTGGTGAGAATCAACAGCTTACTCACCTCAAAGGAATTTGTAGAATATATTGCCGTTCAGAAAAAACCTGCTTTAAACATTTCTCCGGACTGTATTGCTCTTACCAACAGGAGGATTATTTTCTGCAGACCCAGGAATTTCGGTTTATCGATGGATTTCCAGGATTATGGCTGGCAGGATGTTCTTGACTGCCATATAAAAGAGGGAATCATAGGATCTGCTTTTACTATGCGTACGGTTAAGAATTTCAGTAATATGATGGATTATCTGCCCAAAGCACAAGCCAGGAAACCTGTATCAGTTTGCTCAGGAAATGGAAGAACAGATGAGAGGAGTACGGAGAGAAAAAGACCTGGAGACCAGAAGAGCTTCGGCAGGAGGAGTTACCGTAAATAA
- a CDS encoding SH3 domain-containing protein: MKTFISIILVCLGTAFTHLWNPDSGTITEHSRGCTGSPGCTACTNCSGCGHCARDGGTCGACSRRPSESDSRRSRHGSKRNTSGKSKSSRTTISPKIQIDAININTNNRYMADLAVIKVYEKPSLTAKVITKVSKNEKLKPLPNHPNWFTVLLKKTNRIGYVYYKDVKQK, translated from the coding sequence ATGAAAACTTTTATTTCTATTATCCTGGTATGCCTGGGAACTGCATTCACACACTTATGGAATCCTGATTCTGGTACAATTACGGAGCACTCCCGGGGTTGTACCGGCAGTCCAGGCTGTACGGCCTGTACAAATTGCTCAGGATGCGGACACTGTGCCAGAGACGGAGGAACATGCGGCGCGTGCAGCAGGCGGCCTTCAGAAAGCGATTCCCGGAGATCCAGACATGGCTCCAAAAGGAATACTTCCGGAAAATCCAAATCATCGCGCACCACGATCTCCCCGAAAATCCAGATTGATGCCATTAACATCAATACCAATAACAGGTATATGGCAGATCTGGCAGTGATAAAAGTATATGAAAAGCCTTCGCTTACTGCCAAAGTCATCACTAAAGTTTCAAAAAATGAAAAACTGAAGCCTTTGCCGAATCATCCGAACTGGTTTACAGTATTGCTTAAAAAGACTAACAGGATAGGATATGTATATTATAAAGATGTAAAACAAAAATAA
- a CDS encoding type I restriction endonuclease — MDLKIKLEQLHQKVMGLKDQIGTEEATKNAFVMPFIQILGYDIFNPTEVIPEHVCDIGTKKGEKVDYVIRHNDQPIFIIECKHWKESADAHNSQLHRYYHVSKTRFGVLTNGIVYNFYTDLEKPNIMDEKPFFTIDIEDLKDSSIKILEKFTKKDYNLEEILDSAEALKYIKAIRKEFEKEIESPSDELVKLLVSRFFEKSITANRMVSFKEYTKKALTTSINESISFRLKSALSINEQIEKQEEPAKNNPIDDNSDPKIVTTEEEMEGFQIVKAILREKIPSPRIAYRDTLSYFGILLDDNNRKPLCRLHFNTSNKYLEVFHNGKEAGEKVLLNNLDEIYQYREQLHKTLELYT, encoded by the coding sequence ATGGATCTTAAAATTAAACTTGAGCAGCTGCATCAGAAAGTCATGGGGCTGAAAGACCAGATCGGCACCGAAGAAGCCACAAAAAATGCATTCGTTATGCCTTTTATTCAGATTCTGGGTTACGACATCTTCAACCCTACGGAAGTCATTCCGGAACATGTATGTGATATCGGGACCAAGAAAGGAGAAAAAGTAGATTACGTCATCCGTCACAACGACCAGCCGATTTTCATTATTGAATGCAAACACTGGAAAGAAAGTGCCGATGCCCACAATTCACAGCTCCACCGGTATTATCATGTCTCCAAAACGCGCTTTGGCGTGCTGACCAATGGGATTGTCTATAATTTCTACACAGACCTGGAGAAACCCAATATTATGGATGAAAAACCTTTTTTCACCATTGACATCGAAGATCTTAAAGACAGTTCAATTAAAATCCTGGAGAAATTCACCAAAAAGGACTATAACCTCGAGGAAATCCTGGATTCGGCAGAAGCTCTGAAATACATTAAGGCCATCCGCAAAGAGTTTGAGAAAGAGATTGAAAGCCCTTCCGATGAACTGGTAAAACTGTTGGTCAGTCGTTTCTTTGAAAAGTCGATCACCGCAAACAGAATGGTTTCGTTTAAGGAGTACACCAAAAAAGCATTAACTACCTCGATCAATGAATCCATCAGCTTCAGGCTGAAATCTGCGCTTAGCATTAATGAGCAGATTGAAAAACAGGAAGAACCGGCAAAAAATAATCCTATCGATGACAATAGCGACCCTAAGATTGTCACCACTGAAGAAGAGATGGAAGGTTTTCAGATCGTTAAGGCGATCCTCAGGGAAAAGATCCCTTCTCCAAGGATCGCGTACAGGGATACCCTTTCCTATTTCGGGATCCTGCTGGACGACAATAACCGGAAACCGCTTTGCAGGCTGCATTTCAATACATCCAATAAGTATCTGGAGGTCTTCCATAATGGTAAGGAAGCAGGAGAAAAAGTCCTGTTGAACAATCTTGATGAGATCTATCAGTACCGCGAACAGTTGCATAAAACCCTTGAACTTTACACTTAA
- a CDS encoding YegP family protein, translating into MGKFIITQRVNKEYQFNLKAGNGETILTSEGYVQKASCLKGIESVRVNSNNDSKFDRRMSTNSKPYFVLKAGNGEIIGKSQLYNDSFSMERGIASVKANAPMSEIVDQTLNP; encoded by the coding sequence ATGGGAAAATTTATTATTACACAGAGAGTCAACAAAGAGTATCAGTTTAATCTGAAAGCCGGTAACGGAGAGACCATTTTAACCAGCGAAGGCTATGTCCAGAAAGCATCCTGCCTGAAAGGAATCGAATCGGTAAGGGTTAATTCAAACAATGATTCAAAATTTGACCGACGCATGTCTACCAACAGCAAACCTTACTTTGTGCTGAAAGCCGGAAATGGTGAGATCATTGGCAAAAGCCAGCTGTACAATGACAGTTTTTCAATGGAAAGAGGCATCGCTTCTGTGAAAGCCAACGCACCAATGTCCGAAATAGTTGATCAAACCCTTAATCCTTAA
- the yidD gene encoding membrane protein insertion efficiency factor YidD, protein MMKYLLIIIIKLYWSLVPPHRRRMCLFKMSCSKYVYQETLNKGFINGLKAFRYRFSNCRAGAKLIKNPINNQLQLILPNTQIIEEHEISERFIK, encoded by the coding sequence ATGATGAAATACTTGTTGATCATCATCATTAAACTGTACTGGAGTTTAGTCCCTCCCCACAGAAGAAGAATGTGTTTATTTAAAATGAGCTGCTCCAAATATGTTTATCAGGAAACTTTAAATAAGGGTTTTATCAATGGACTTAAAGCATTCAGATACCGATTCAGCAATTGCAGGGCAGGTGCAAAACTTATTAAAAACCCTATTAACAATCAACTTCAGCTCATCCTGCCTAATACACAAATTATTGAAGAACATGAAATTTCAGAACGATTTATAAAATAA
- a CDS encoding response regulator: MFKKILIAEDHESANISVQRTLEELNISKVDYAYYCDDALGKIQKSIREKEPYDLMITDLEYEEDHREQHIKNGQELIEEVRKLQPALKVIVFSAEHKSGVIDSLFTKSGINGYVRKARNDSKELKKAITAVAQNENYLSLDLKQEIKKLNSYEFSDYDITLVSLISQGVLQKNIPVYLQKNHITPNSLSSIEKRLNALKEALQVNSNEQLVAFCKDLGII; the protein is encoded by the coding sequence ATGTTTAAAAAAATTTTAATAGCAGAAGATCATGAAAGTGCGAATATTTCAGTACAGAGAACACTGGAAGAGCTGAACATCAGCAAAGTAGATTATGCATATTACTGTGACGACGCCCTGGGAAAAATACAAAAATCCATCCGTGAAAAAGAACCTTATGATCTTATGATTACCGATCTCGAATATGAAGAAGACCATCGGGAACAGCATATCAAAAACGGCCAAGAGCTTATTGAAGAGGTACGAAAACTTCAGCCAGCCCTTAAAGTCATTGTTTTTTCTGCGGAGCATAAATCCGGTGTCATCGATTCCCTTTTTACCAAATCAGGTATCAACGGATATGTAAGAAAAGCGAGAAACGATTCAAAGGAGCTCAAGAAAGCGATTACCGCCGTAGCTCAGAATGAAAATTATCTCTCGCTTGACCTGAAGCAGGAAATCAAAAAGCTGAACAGCTACGAATTTTCTGACTATGATATTACGCTGGTGTCTCTGATTTCTCAGGGTGTGCTACAGAAAAACATACCCGTTTATCTCCAGAAGAACCATATTACACCCAACAGTTTAAGCAGCATTGAAAAACGGCTGAATGCCCTTAAGGAAGCCCTGCAGGTTAACAGTAACGAACAGCTTGTCGCCTTCTGCAAAGACCTTGGCATCATATAA
- a CDS encoding response regulator produces MFKKILIAEDQQVMNLGIAKTIQELTIPHFDFVTYCDSAFNKIKKAAAEHMPYDLLITDLSFQKDHIRQNIHSGQELIREARKIQPDLKVIVFSIEHRTKIIYDLYEMYQINGYVSKARNDGKDLKNTITKVFQGERAFPQEILNAMRHVSFDFTDYDLKLLELLSKGWKQNEIEQFFKKNNISPHSRRSIEKRLNDLRESFNAKNNIEMIVICKDIGLI; encoded by the coding sequence ATGTTCAAAAAAATTTTAATTGCCGAAGACCAGCAGGTTATGAATCTGGGAATTGCCAAGACCATCCAGGAACTGACCATTCCGCACTTCGATTTTGTAACCTATTGTGATTCCGCATTCAACAAAATTAAAAAAGCTGCCGCAGAGCATATGCCTTATGATCTTCTGATCACTGATTTATCGTTTCAGAAAGACCATATCCGGCAGAATATACATTCCGGCCAGGAGCTGATCCGGGAAGCAAGAAAAATACAGCCGGATTTAAAGGTGATTGTTTTCTCTATTGAACACAGGACCAAAATTATTTATGATCTGTATGAAATGTATCAGATCAATGGTTACGTGAGTAAAGCCAGGAATGATGGCAAAGACCTCAAAAATACTATCACTAAAGTATTTCAGGGAGAGCGGGCTTTTCCCCAGGAGATCCTGAATGCCATGCGCCATGTATCTTTTGATTTTACCGATTATGACCTGAAACTGTTGGAACTCCTTTCCAAAGGCTGGAAACAGAATGAAATAGAACAGTTCTTTAAAAAAAACAACATCAGTCCCCACAGCAGACGATCCATTGAAAAAAGACTGAATGATCTCCGGGAAAGCTTTAATGCCAAAAACAATATTGAGATGATCGTGATTTGCAAGGATATTGGACTGATATAA
- a CDS encoding ATP-binding protein, with protein MRKLIFFTTFIILFSCKNKNKPINIIDNNINYKKAKVFRDAKISDSAFYYFNIAKNEYLKNNDSLGVAKSLVNMAMIQTRKEDFFGGIESSLEANRYLKKDNDSTVRSTLAINYNNIAIDFNYLKNYKNAFEYFNQALKFTDNHDAKYLFYNNIGDVLINEGELELAKNYLRKAILSTDQSYYAMALNNLTKAEYLSNPSYDPVPNLLKALTIRQNENDSLGQSSSYSTIADYYYDKNKALSLKYAKMMLQKCIQNKSANDQLEALQKIIKLDPKNYLKNFSQFKELDDSLQLERNRAKNQFAFIRYDLEGKNAENEILKTAKVEDENKLLQLSIITSAIVFALIITNVWYRKRQIRLKQEKELEVKNTQLRLSKKVHDVVANGIYQVMTKIENQEHFDRDTALDELEFVYEKSRDISYDKADEEQEFSKKISELIASFNNDTVKTFTAGNNPALWETISPLVKDEVFQIIRELMVNMKKHSQASHVAFRFERTETSVEIQYKDNGIGIPGDLIYKNGLRNAESRMAAIGGAIIFDTEIEKGLKVNLSVPAS; from the coding sequence ATGCGAAAATTAATATTCTTTACCACTTTTATTATTTTATTTTCATGCAAAAATAAAAATAAGCCTATAAATATTATCGATAATAATATCAATTACAAAAAAGCTAAAGTATTTAGGGATGCCAAAATATCTGATTCGGCCTTCTACTATTTCAACATAGCTAAAAATGAATATTTAAAAAACAATGATTCACTAGGTGTTGCCAAATCATTAGTTAATATGGCTATGATTCAGACCCGCAAAGAAGATTTTTTTGGAGGAATTGAATCCTCTTTAGAAGCAAACCGTTATCTTAAAAAAGACAATGACAGTACAGTAAGAAGTACATTAGCTATAAATTATAATAATATTGCGATAGATTTCAATTATCTCAAGAATTATAAAAATGCATTTGAATATTTTAATCAAGCATTAAAATTCACAGATAATCACGACGCAAAATATTTATTTTATAATAATATTGGAGATGTTCTAATAAATGAAGGTGAACTTGAATTAGCAAAAAATTATTTACGGAAAGCAATTCTTTCGACAGATCAAAGTTACTATGCAATGGCTTTAAACAACCTAACTAAAGCTGAATATCTAAGTAATCCATCTTATGATCCGGTACCGAATTTATTAAAAGCTCTAACCATCAGGCAGAATGAAAATGATAGTTTAGGACAAAGCTCTAGCTATTCCACTATAGCTGATTATTATTATGACAAAAATAAAGCTCTCTCGCTAAAGTATGCTAAGATGATGTTACAGAAGTGCATACAGAATAAAAGTGCAAATGACCAACTTGAGGCATTACAGAAAATAATAAAGTTAGATCCTAAAAATTATCTTAAAAATTTTTCTCAATTCAAAGAATTAGATGACAGTTTACAATTGGAAAGAAATAGAGCTAAAAATCAATTTGCATTTATCCGCTATGATTTAGAGGGAAAAAATGCAGAAAATGAAATATTGAAAACAGCTAAAGTTGAAGATGAAAACAAACTCCTGCAATTATCAATTATTACTTCTGCTATTGTTTTTGCTTTAATTATTACTAATGTGTGGTATCGCAAGAGGCAAATCCGATTGAAACAAGAAAAAGAACTCGAGGTAAAAAATACCCAGCTACGGTTATCCAAAAAAGTCCATGATGTAGTCGCTAATGGTATTTACCAGGTGATGACCAAAATTGAAAACCAGGAACATTTCGACCGGGATACCGCTTTGGATGAACTGGAATTCGTGTATGAAAAGTCAAGGGATATTTCATATGATAAAGCTGATGAGGAACAGGAATTCAGCAAGAAAATTTCAGAGCTGATTGCTTCCTTCAATAATGATACAGTAAAAACCTTTACGGCAGGCAACAATCCGGCATTATGGGAAACCATCAGTCCGTTAGTAAAAGACGAAGTCTTCCAGATCATCCGCGAGCTGATGGTGAATATGAAAAAACACAGCCAAGCCAGCCATGTCGCCTTCAGGTTTGAAAGGACGGAAACGTCCGTGGAGATCCAGTATAAAGACAACGGCATCGGCATTCCCGGCGATCTTATTTACAAAAACGGGTTACGGAATGCGGAAAGCCGCATGGCTGCTATCGGCGGAGCCATTATTTTTGACACGGAAATTGAAAAAGGGCTAAAGGTAAATCTTTCAGTTCCTGCTTCATAA
- a CDS encoding metallophosphoesterase family protein has product MNKGIFLFLVCISSLLVAQQKPVQIAFLSDVHFQDLYGSFSDNSFKGIINPKTGKPTILRTMDSQLHSTRVFNENYFAFLKALDDIAAKGIRIVAMPGDFTDDGQAYNLRGLRKVLDCYHQQYGIRFYLTTGNHDPVGPVRQESGKDDFLGADGRPLGIYSAQYTGNIKNKIITRDIAESGYLEILDELKGFGFYPDQKDLYWSTPFDTEDYRNYAYSKALQNASYSKRMYEVSEGFTVPDLSYVVEPVSGVWMIAIDGNTYIPKNIQGDPKDPENYHGASIGYNNVLSHKKHLVRWVAKLAAQAKANHKVLIAFTHYPMVDFNDGATGSIKTLLGEKKWQLERVPEEPVARTFAEAGLQVHFAGHMHINDTGLYQSGDQMLVNVQVPSLAAYLPGYKILTIHAPERLEVQTETLNEVPHFDDLFPLYEKEYATLKATKPEMLWNKDILKTKSYHDFMQFHLKELVRLRMIPGDWPKDFVEKISAMTGEDLLRLVHADKPLSGIPPEAFRNWTGEDLLLDLYKFQSADELAGRDIPEKRLKHYAILEQLYVRQTTGDAFVKQLKLVFKILSLLSHADPADHFEINLKSKKIKRLQD; this is encoded by the coding sequence ATGAATAAAGGAATATTTTTATTTCTGGTATGTATCAGCTCTCTTCTGGTGGCCCAGCAGAAACCGGTGCAGATTGCATTTCTTTCGGATGTGCATTTCCAGGATCTGTACGGAAGCTTTTCGGACAACAGTTTTAAAGGCATCATCAATCCGAAAACGGGAAAACCCACCATCCTCAGGACGATGGATTCGCAGCTGCATTCCACCCGGGTATTCAATGAAAATTACTTCGCCTTTCTGAAAGCACTTGATGATATCGCCGCAAAAGGAATACGGATCGTCGCCATGCCGGGAGATTTCACCGATGATGGTCAGGCGTACAACCTTCGCGGGCTCAGGAAAGTCCTGGACTGTTACCATCAGCAATACGGCATCCGCTTCTACCTGACTACCGGAAATCATGATCCAGTCGGTCCGGTCCGGCAGGAAAGCGGGAAAGATGATTTTCTGGGTGCAGACGGCAGGCCGCTGGGCATTTACAGTGCACAATATACCGGAAACATAAAAAATAAGATCATCACCCGTGATATTGCCGAGTCCGGATACCTTGAAATCCTGGATGAGCTTAAAGGTTTCGGCTTTTATCCGGATCAGAAGGACCTGTATTGGAGCACGCCTTTCGATACAGAAGATTATAGGAACTATGCTTATTCAAAGGCGTTGCAAAATGCATCGTATAGTAAGAGGATGTACGAAGTATCGGAAGGATTTACTGTTCCGGACCTCAGCTATGTCGTGGAGCCGGTAAGCGGCGTATGGATGATCGCCATTGACGGCAATACCTATATCCCCAAAAATATCCAGGGCGATCCCAAAGATCCGGAAAATTATCACGGTGCGTCAATAGGATACAACAATGTTCTCAGCCATAAAAAACACTTGGTCCGTTGGGTTGCAAAACTGGCCGCACAGGCCAAAGCCAACCATAAAGTACTCATTGCATTCACGCATTATCCTATGGTTGACTTCAACGACGGGGCTACAGGAAGCATCAAAACTTTGCTGGGAGAAAAAAAGTGGCAGCTGGAACGGGTCCCGGAAGAACCCGTTGCCCGGACTTTTGCAGAAGCCGGATTGCAGGTTCACTTTGCCGGTCATATGCACATCAATGATACCGGATTGTATCAATCGGGAGACCAGATGCTGGTCAATGTACAGGTGCCGTCCCTGGCGGCCTATCTTCCCGGATATAAAATCCTGACCATCCATGCTCCGGAACGGCTGGAAGTTCAGACCGAAACCCTGAATGAAGTTCCGCATTTTGATGACCTTTTTCCGCTGTACGAAAAGGAGTATGCAACTTTAAAAGCGACAAAGCCGGAGATGCTTTGGAATAAAGACATTTTGAAAACAAAATCTTACCATGATTTTATGCAGTTCCACCTCAAGGAACTGGTCCGGTTACGGATGATTCCCGGCGATTGGCCGAAAGATTTCGTTGAAAAAATATCTGCAATGACAGGTGAGGATCTTCTGCGGCTTGTTCATGCGGATAAACCATTGAGTGGAATTCCTCCTGAAGCATTCAGGAACTGGACTGGCGAAGACCTCTTGCTGGACCTGTATAAATTCCAGTCGGCAGATGAGCTGGCCGGAAGGGATATTCCGGAAAAGCGGCTGAAACACTATGCCATCCTGGAGCAACTGTATGTCCGACAGACGACCGGCGATGCCTTTGTTAAGCAGCTAAAGTTGGTTTTCAAAATCTTGTCCCTGTTATCGCATGCCGATCCTGCGGATCATTTTGAAATAAACCTGAAATCAAAGAAGATCAAGAGATTGCAGGATTAG
- a CDS encoding phosphatidylinositol-specific phospholipase C1-like protein, translating into MYKLFSTIAVSFTCLVSAQNLGTSKINEIQVIGSHNSYKKAILPEVYAYLSKKDTLNLLPRIQYEHIRVPHQLDLGLRNLEIDVYADSKGGKYAHPKILDLVPTTQPFDPEGKMKKPGYKMIHITDIDYQTWYYTLEDCLKDLKKWSDAHPDHDPVFITLEPKDGKANAFGTEPEHYTPQLFDDLDAELQKYLGKGKIITPDDIRGSYKNLNQAILNNNWPTVQQSKGKFLFVLDNNSENRDLYIQGHPSLQGRMIFTNSAPGTPEAAVVFMNDPKDPSITDLVKKGYLIRTRADADTMEARKEDYSRFEQAKASGAQIITTDYYQPSKLFKILL; encoded by the coding sequence ATGTACAAACTGTTTTCAACCATTGCGGTATCTTTTACCTGTTTAGTATCTGCCCAGAATCTCGGCACATCCAAAATCAATGAAATCCAGGTGATTGGCTCGCACAACAGCTATAAAAAAGCCATACTTCCGGAAGTCTACGCCTACCTTTCCAAGAAAGATACCCTCAATCTTCTTCCCAGAATTCAATATGAACACATTCGGGTTCCTCATCAGCTGGATCTCGGCCTGCGCAATCTTGAAATTGATGTATATGCCGACAGCAAAGGCGGGAAATACGCCCATCCGAAAATCCTTGATCTTGTACCCACCACTCAGCCATTCGATCCTGAAGGGAAAATGAAAAAACCCGGCTACAAGATGATCCACATCACGGATATCGATTATCAGACCTGGTACTATACGCTGGAAGACTGCCTGAAAGATCTCAAGAAATGGTCTGATGCACATCCTGACCATGATCCCGTATTCATTACGCTGGAACCTAAAGACGGAAAAGCCAACGCATTCGGAACCGAACCGGAACACTATACGCCTCAGCTTTTTGATGATCTGGATGCTGAGTTGCAAAAATATCTCGGCAAAGGCAAGATCATCACTCCGGATGACATCAGGGGTTCATATAAAAACCTTAACCAGGCCATCCTGAACAACAACTGGCCGACCGTGCAGCAATCCAAAGGCAAATTCCTGTTTGTCCTGGATAACAACAGCGAAAACCGGGATCTGTACATCCAGGGACACCCGTCATTACAAGGAAGGATGATCTTCACCAATTCCGCACCCGGAACTCCTGAAGCAGCGGTTGTATTCATGAACGATCCGAAAGATCCGTCTATCACAGACCTGGTAAAAAAGGGCTACCTAATCAGGACCCGTGCCGATGCCGATACCATGGAAGCCCGGAAAGAAGACTACTCCAGGTTTGAACAGGCCAAAGCCAGCGGAGCCCAGATTATTACCACTGATTACTATCAGCCCAGTAAGCTTTTCAAAATCCTCCTATAA